A DNA window from Sporosarcina sp. ANT_H38 contains the following coding sequences:
- a CDS encoding enoyl-CoA hydratase-related protein, with protein sequence MEAIRYEQKGNLAFVTLDRPGAMNAFNYDMLNELGQITESIRINPDIRVIIFTGSGDRAFSVGADLKERKTLTDLQVKRNLYKIGEVFSAIENLPQPTIAMMNGFAFGGGMELALACDFRIAAHTALMGLTETGLAIIPGAGGTQRLPRLIGEAKALELILTARRLSAAEALGYGILTKISTPENLIRETADFADSILANGPIAVQQAKFAVKYGMNVDLQTGLAIERKAYEMTIPTEDRIEALNAFSEKRKPVFKGK encoded by the coding sequence ATGGAAGCAATCCGTTATGAGCAAAAGGGCAATCTCGCTTTCGTGACGCTCGACCGTCCGGGAGCAATGAATGCATTTAACTACGATATGTTAAACGAACTCGGGCAGATTACAGAGTCGATTCGCATCAACCCAGATATCCGTGTCATCATTTTTACAGGTTCTGGTGATCGTGCCTTTAGTGTAGGGGCTGATTTAAAGGAACGGAAAACACTTACGGATCTACAAGTGAAGCGAAATCTTTATAAAATTGGCGAGGTATTTTCTGCGATTGAAAACTTGCCACAACCAACGATTGCGATGATGAATGGTTTTGCATTTGGGGGGGGGATGGAACTTGCGCTGGCATGTGATTTCCGGATTGCAGCCCACACTGCACTTATGGGGTTGACGGAAACGGGACTTGCTATCATTCCCGGAGCCGGTGGAACGCAGCGTTTACCGAGGTTAATTGGCGAAGCAAAAGCGCTTGAACTTATTTTGACTGCACGCAGACTGTCGGCGGCTGAAGCGCTTGGCTATGGCATCCTTACAAAAATTTCAACACCGGAAAATCTAATCCGCGAAACAGCAGACTTTGCGGATTCAATCCTTGCGAATGGCCCGATTGCCGTGCAACAGGCGAAATTTGCGGTTAAATACGGCATGAACGTTGATTTGCAGACTGGCCTTGCTATTGAGCGGAAAGCATATGAAATGACGATTCCGACTGAAGACCGCATTGAAGCGTTGAATGCATTTTCGGAGAAACGCAAGCCTGTGTTTAAAGGGAAATAA
- a CDS encoding late competence development ComFB family protein, with protein sequence MTLYNVMEEVVRDVLIQYKDQMQLACKCERCLNDIMAIALNELPPRYIVDREYGPYVRASHVADHQGATNITLIVTKAAAVVSKSPRCKLKNQSIEKNVLPSTNHEKTDTISK encoded by the coding sequence ATGACCCTATATAATGTCATGGAAGAAGTCGTCCGCGATGTGCTAATACAATATAAAGACCAAATGCAATTAGCATGTAAATGTGAGCGTTGCTTGAATGATATAATGGCAATTGCGCTCAACGAATTGCCGCCGCGCTATATTGTAGATAGGGAATATGGACCGTATGTCAGGGCGTCGCATGTAGCAGATCATCAAGGTGCTACGAATATTACACTAATCGTCACAAAAGCAGCGGCAGTTGTTTCAAAAAGTCCGCGCTGTAAGTTAAAGAACCAATCTATCGAAAAAAATGTGCTACCATCTACTAATCATGAAAAAACGGACACCATCAGCAAATGA
- a CDS encoding citrate synthase/methylcitrate synthase, with protein sequence MFQKGLKDVIAVHTKIASVDGDKGELRYRGVSVGELIATHSFEEVAYFMWNGGFPGESELRLLNEKMIEGRELPLHIVAILESLPADMPLMDVMRTGISAYAHTKFKDETIENQAIILTAALPVIVARHFRNQQRQTIVESDSTLSHTANYLWMLTGVVPNKFQIEALETYLKLTMEHGLNASTFAARVTISTESDLTSAITSAIGTMKGPLHGGAPSGVIDLLEKMGTQENIRPVVEGKMKNGERIMGFGHRIYKTEDPRSILLRDKCISMSGEDDWLDLATAAEKEIISLLEEYKPGRKLYTNVEYYAAAIMRSIDMPPELFTPTFSAARIVGWTAHAIEQLSDNTIFRPQSVYVGELVN encoded by the coding sequence ATGTTTCAAAAAGGCTTGAAAGATGTTATTGCAGTCCATACAAAAATTGCATCAGTCGATGGAGATAAAGGAGAATTACGGTATAGGGGTGTTTCTGTAGGCGAACTTATAGCGACACATTCATTTGAAGAAGTAGCTTACTTCATGTGGAATGGGGGGTTCCCTGGAGAAAGTGAACTTCGTTTATTGAATGAAAAAATGATTGAAGGAAGGGAACTCCCTCTGCATATTGTTGCAATTCTAGAATCGCTTCCTGCTGATATGCCATTAATGGACGTAATGCGGACGGGGATTTCCGCTTATGCACACACCAAATTTAAGGATGAAACAATCGAGAATCAGGCGATTATTTTGACAGCAGCACTTCCGGTAATCGTTGCGCGCCATTTTCGAAATCAACAAAGACAAACAATCGTTGAATCGGATTCGACTTTATCCCACACGGCGAATTATTTGTGGATGCTTACAGGAGTTGTTCCAAACAAATTTCAAATCGAAGCACTCGAAACGTATTTGAAACTGACGATGGAGCATGGACTGAATGCTTCCACTTTTGCAGCACGAGTTACCATTTCGACTGAATCGGATTTGACGTCAGCCATCACGTCGGCAATCGGCACAATGAAAGGGCCGTTACATGGAGGCGCACCATCGGGAGTCATCGATTTGCTGGAAAAGATGGGAACGCAGGAAAATATCCGCCCAGTCGTCGAAGGTAAAATGAAAAATGGCGAACGTATTATGGGATTCGGACACCGAATTTATAAAACGGAAGATCCCAGGTCGATTTTGTTGAGAGATAAATGCATCAGCATGTCGGGGGAGGATGACTGGCTAGACTTGGCAACGGCAGCTGAAAAAGAAATCATATCTTTGCTGGAGGAGTATAAGCCGGGGCGGAAACTGTATACGAACGTTGAATATTACGCCGCAGCCATTATGCGCTCGATAGATATGCCACCGGAATTATTCACACCAACGTTCAGTGCTGCAAGAATTGTCGGCTGGACAGCCCATGCGATAGAGCAGTTGAGCGATAATACGATTTTCCGACCGCAATCGGTGTATGTCGGGGAATTGGTAAATTAG
- a CDS encoding FtsX-like permease family protein, which produces MTFRQFAYRNVIRNRRVYTAFFMASVFSVMVFFLYSMLLFHPSIENRFVQEIAIMGMVIAEIILYIFTVFFLFYSMRAFLQARSKEFGILLHLGMAKQQLNRLIFIETMIIGTASIVAGTILGFMFSKFFFMIIREIVLLPALPLYLSWEPFALTIGAFMSLFVIISYVAPVFIRTGEVADLIQGDAGSRGAYGYSKARGYLGLLFLLMSYIMAASTTNSVVIGLIFFLPPLATVGTFYFFTDSLPLLLHKLRKRKRLYWHHYWLLSISEGVVRLRENARMFFIVTIVSTVAFMSVGILASLTSFASQYHEMHPLGLIYKSKPENELERKHITQLVDELNAEQIDYSLVRFQVLEQTSTFTENPVAILKLSNVNMLAHSFGYQAIDMKKGEAIFLPPSASSYDQLKNRTVRTLLEESNVHVKIDGAYPYHLFSAYSIAMNAIVLNDLDYELVLESGLTQGAKSLSYYAFNIPDWQKTKEIGLSIDAKVAESFLLGESDDLPYSFENPGMNYSVIRTTFSLLLFIGLLLAGVFFLAAGSFIYFRLYTSLESDRKQFDVLRRMGITDREFKKIVNRQLIPQFFFPWGVAFVHSSFAFLSLQVIWDALAEISIVRELVLVLVGFTLLQIFYFYLIRWRYLAHIKASV; this is translated from the coding sequence ATGACCTTTCGTCAGTTCGCTTACCGTAATGTCATTCGAAATAGACGTGTTTATACTGCCTTTTTCATGGCAAGCGTTTTCTCAGTTATGGTATTTTTCCTTTATTCCATGTTGTTATTTCATCCATCCATAGAAAATCGGTTTGTTCAAGAAATTGCCATCATGGGTATGGTTATCGCAGAAATTATTTTGTATATATTCACTGTGTTTTTCTTGTTTTATTCGATGCGGGCATTTCTTCAGGCAAGATCGAAGGAATTTGGCATCTTGCTGCATTTAGGGATGGCGAAGCAACAATTGAACCGTCTTATCTTCATTGAGACGATGATTATCGGAACTGCATCTATTGTGGCGGGGACAATTCTAGGGTTTATGTTTTCGAAATTCTTTTTTATGATTATACGGGAAATCGTTCTTTTGCCAGCTTTGCCACTCTATTTATCATGGGAACCATTCGCACTGACAATTGGTGCTTTCATGAGTCTCTTTGTGATCATTTCTTATGTCGCGCCTGTGTTCATTCGGACTGGAGAAGTGGCTGATCTCATACAGGGAGATGCAGGAAGTCGTGGGGCGTATGGCTATTCAAAAGCGCGTGGTTATCTTGGATTACTGTTCCTTCTTATGTCCTATATCATGGCCGCATCAACAACGAATTCCGTCGTTATCGGCCTAATCTTTTTCTTGCCACCGCTTGCAACAGTAGGGACCTTCTACTTTTTCACGGATTCCTTACCCCTACTCCTGCATAAGCTTCGCAAACGAAAACGATTGTATTGGCATCATTATTGGTTGCTGTCGATTTCTGAAGGTGTTGTGCGGCTGCGTGAAAATGCGCGAATGTTTTTCATCGTAACAATCGTGTCCACGGTAGCGTTCATGTCGGTTGGCATACTTGCATCGCTTACTTCGTTTGCTTCCCAGTACCATGAAATGCATCCGTTGGGTCTTATTTATAAAAGTAAGCCAGAGAACGAACTTGAAAGGAAGCATATCACACAGCTTGTCGATGAATTGAATGCGGAGCAGATCGATTATTCACTTGTCCGGTTCCAAGTGTTGGAACAGACTTCGACGTTTACAGAGAACCCTGTTGCGATACTGAAGCTCTCTAATGTGAACATGCTTGCTCATTCGTTTGGCTATCAAGCTATTGATATGAAAAAAGGCGAAGCCATTTTCCTACCACCTTCTGCTTCGTCATATGATCAGCTGAAGAACAGAACTGTGAGAACGTTGCTCGAAGAAAGTAACGTCCACGTTAAGATAGACGGGGCGTATCCATATCATTTATTTTCAGCGTACTCGATTGCAATGAACGCTATCGTGTTGAATGATTTAGATTATGAGTTGGTCTTAGAAAGTGGGTTAACTCAAGGGGCTAAGTCATTATCCTACTATGCATTCAATATTCCCGATTGGCAAAAAACCAAGGAAATCGGCTTATCCATTGATGCTAAGGTTGCGGAATCATTTCTTCTGGGCGAGTCCGATGATTTACCGTATTCATTTGAAAATCCGGGCATGAATTATTCGGTCATCCGGACGACATTTTCATTGTTATTATTTATCGGATTACTACTGGCTGGGGTCTTTTTCCTAGCAGCTGGAAGTTTCATTTACTTCAGATTGTATACATCGCTCGAAAGTGATCGGAAACAATTCGATGTCTTACGGCGCATGGGTATCACGGATCGCGAGTTCAAGAAAATTGTCAATCGGCAATTAATCCCGCAGTTTTTCTTCCCATGGGGAGTCGCATTTGTCCATAGTTCGTTCGCATTTCTGTCATTACAAGTGATCTGGGATGCGCTTGCAGAAATTTCAATTGTAAGAGAACTGGTCCTCGTTCTTGTCGGTTTTACGCTTTTGCAAATCTTTTATTTCTACTTAATACGCTGGCGTTATCTAGCACATATTAAAGCGTCGGTGTGA
- a CDS encoding S9 family peptidase — protein MEKRKLKVEDLFKLESVTDPQLAPNGKEAVFVKTHINEEDNKYISNLFHVNLESNEVTQWTHAKGKVSSPEWSADGKQIAFLSDREEKNQLFILQARGGEAQKVTSFEKGVSSFLWSPCGKKVWVNAVVKEGKTFTDKEEKDEKKKPEPYRATKMKYQMDGMGLLQQDTFLQIGIVDIETGEVTQFTEGNFQHGLQAISHDGKKLIIGVNRKDNLDFEFRQPLVIVDIETKEETVLVDEEGYFGGAQFSFDDRYIAYVGSDRTFENASHSCLYVYDTEDGMRMNLTESIDAPVGDAAVADHQQGAGAPSAVWTKDNYLYFQLSTMGDIRLYFASLEGELYPATQENEHIYGYDISTDGEFALVAVSNAVNPGELYKQTIATGERQALTSFNTTYLEEVELVEPEAIVYKGATNWDVHGWLMKPAGYVEGSNYPLIVEIHGGPHAMYANTFFHELQLLAAQGYGVLYVNPRGSHGYSQEFVDAVRGDYGGGDYEDIMAGVDYVSKENSWIDTDRLGVTGGSYGGFMTNWIVGHSNRFKAAVTQRSISNWISFFGVSDIGYYFSDWQIGADMTDVDKLWEHSPLKYAKNVETPLLILHSEKDFRCPIEQAEQLYITLKSMGKETEFVRFPDANHNLSRTGTPNLRIARLDEITGWFAKYL, from the coding sequence ATGGAAAAACGCAAACTAAAAGTAGAAGATCTATTCAAATTAGAGTCAGTGACCGATCCGCAATTAGCACCGAATGGTAAGGAAGCAGTGTTCGTGAAAACGCATATTAACGAGGAAGACAATAAGTATATATCGAATTTATTCCACGTGAATCTTGAATCGAACGAAGTGACGCAGTGGACGCATGCCAAAGGGAAAGTTTCATCACCCGAATGGTCTGCCGACGGAAAGCAGATAGCTTTTCTATCGGACCGTGAAGAGAAGAATCAGTTGTTCATCCTGCAGGCAAGAGGCGGGGAAGCACAGAAAGTGACGTCATTCGAAAAAGGCGTTTCGAGTTTTCTTTGGTCGCCATGTGGCAAGAAAGTTTGGGTGAACGCGGTCGTGAAAGAAGGCAAGACGTTCACGGACAAAGAAGAAAAAGATGAAAAGAAAAAGCCAGAACCATACCGTGCCACGAAAATGAAATACCAGATGGACGGGATGGGACTATTGCAGCAAGATACGTTCCTACAAATCGGTATCGTCGACATCGAAACAGGAGAGGTAACACAGTTCACAGAAGGGAATTTCCAGCATGGATTGCAGGCCATATCGCATGACGGTAAGAAATTAATCATCGGCGTCAATCGAAAGGACAATTTGGATTTCGAATTCCGCCAACCGCTAGTTATTGTCGACATTGAAACGAAAGAGGAAACTGTTCTAGTCGATGAAGAGGGTTATTTCGGAGGCGCACAATTTTCATTCGATGACCGTTATATTGCTTACGTTGGTTCAGACCGGACATTCGAAAACGCATCGCATAGCTGTTTATACGTTTATGACACGGAAGACGGGATGCGCATGAATTTGACGGAAAGCATCGACGCACCGGTTGGGGATGCAGCAGTTGCGGATCATCAGCAAGGGGCGGGTGCACCATCAGCAGTTTGGACAAAGGACAACTATTTGTATTTCCAGTTGTCGACAATGGGCGATATTCGTCTGTACTTTGCATCACTTGAAGGCGAATTATACCCAGCAACACAAGAAAATGAGCATATCTATGGCTACGATATATCGACTGACGGTGAGTTCGCACTTGTTGCAGTCAGTAACGCAGTCAACCCAGGAGAGCTATATAAGCAAACAATTGCAACTGGCGAACGACAAGCCCTTACTTCATTTAACACGACGTATTTGGAGGAAGTGGAACTTGTTGAACCGGAAGCAATCGTCTATAAAGGCGCGACAAATTGGGACGTGCATGGTTGGTTAATGAAACCTGCGGGCTACGTCGAAGGTTCAAACTATCCGCTAATTGTCGAAATTCACGGCGGTCCGCACGCAATGTATGCGAATACGTTTTTCCATGAGTTGCAGCTTTTGGCTGCTCAAGGATATGGCGTACTGTACGTTAATCCACGCGGTAGCCATGGCTATAGTCAGGAATTTGTTGACGCTGTACGAGGCGATTACGGCGGCGGAGATTATGAAGATATCATGGCTGGAGTTGACTACGTTAGTAAAGAAAACAGCTGGATCGACACGGACCGGCTTGGCGTAACGGGCGGGAGCTACGGCGGTTTCATGACAAACTGGATCGTCGGCCATTCGAACCGTTTCAAAGCAGCAGTCACGCAACGTTCGATATCGAACTGGATTAGTTTCTTCGGTGTATCTGATATTGGCTACTATTTCAGCGATTGGCAAATAGGAGCAGACATGACCGACGTTGATAAGTTGTGGGAACATTCACCGTTGAAATATGCGAAAAACGTTGAGACACCTTTATTAATTTTACACTCGGAAAAAGACTTCCGCTGCCCGATTGAACAAGCAGAGCAGCTGTATATTACATTGAAAAGCATGGGGAAAGAAACTGAATTCGTTCGCTTCCCAGATGCAAATCATAATTTATCGCGCACTGGTACACCGAACTTGCGTATTGCAAGGTTAGACGAAATTACAGGATGGTTCGCGAAATATTTATAA
- a CDS encoding LysR family transcriptional regulator codes for MDYQWLKTFIVAAETLNFRKASEKLMLSQPSVTVHIRLLEEQLGTKLFDRINNRVTLSDAGKVFYPEAVRLTKDADASVNRMHAFSQGYRRKWTIAISPLMAETILPYLLRTFMERHPDVELSIRIEESEMIEQLVDNGDVHLGISALDAKFKSIESILIYKDPILFIMQTDSYDEESGPSIDLADELQKNYLFTHHHPIYWDSLLFSLNKHIPGIRTMKVTQAHIAKRFIQEGLGVSFLPHSIVRRELIEGRLMQPHFDLFDLPTVSTFIIVKKRGELEEEFINQISNYYFG; via the coding sequence ATGGATTATCAATGGCTAAAAACGTTTATTGTTGCCGCAGAAACCCTGAATTTCCGTAAAGCTTCCGAGAAATTGATGCTTTCACAGCCAAGTGTAACCGTTCATATACGGCTTTTGGAGGAACAACTGGGTACAAAGCTGTTCGATAGGATAAACAATCGCGTCACCTTGTCCGATGCGGGGAAAGTTTTTTACCCTGAAGCTGTTCGACTTACCAAGGACGCAGACGCAAGCGTGAATCGGATGCATGCGTTTTCGCAAGGCTATCGTCGGAAATGGACCATCGCCATTTCACCGTTAATGGCCGAAACTATATTGCCATACCTATTACGGACTTTCATGGAGCGCCATCCCGATGTCGAACTATCCATTCGTATCGAAGAATCAGAAATGATTGAGCAACTTGTCGACAATGGCGATGTGCACCTCGGTATTTCAGCACTCGATGCTAAGTTCAAAAGTATTGAATCAATCCTGATTTACAAAGACCCTATTTTATTCATCATGCAAACGGATTCATACGATGAAGAGAGCGGCCCATCCATTGACCTGGCTGATGAACTGCAAAAAAACTATTTGTTTACACATCATCATCCAATCTATTGGGACAGCTTACTTTTCTCTCTCAATAAACATATTCCTGGAATTAGGACAATGAAAGTCACACAGGCGCACATTGCAAAACGGTTCATTCAAGAAGGGCTAGGCGTCTCGTTCCTCCCTCACTCCATCGTACGGCGCGAATTGATTGAAGGTAGACTTATGCAACCGCATTTTGACCTATTCGATTTACCGACCGTTTCAACATTTATTATTGTGAAAAAGAGAGGGGAGCTTGAAGAAGAATTCATCAATCAAATTTCTAATTATTATTTTGGTTAA
- a CDS encoding GNAT family N-acetyltransferase, whose translation MTYTNGDVTIRPIKEQDLQRMWELSFKDENPEWKKWDAPYYEHHTMTYEAFLEGRAKIVAQDDYWGIEVDGELIGMVSYYWEHKPSFWLEMGIVIYEPQYWSGGYGTKALTMWMNHLFHEMPLVRVGYTTWSGNARMIKVGEKLGMTMEARLRKVRFWNGVYYDSIRMGILREEWESQLS comes from the coding sequence TTGACTTATACAAATGGAGACGTAACGATACGCCCAATTAAAGAACAGGATTTACAACGAATGTGGGAACTTAGCTTCAAGGATGAAAACCCTGAATGGAAAAAGTGGGATGCCCCCTATTATGAGCATCACACAATGACATACGAAGCGTTTCTAGAAGGACGCGCTAAAATCGTGGCTCAGGATGATTATTGGGGTATCGAAGTGGATGGCGAATTGATCGGGATGGTTAGTTATTACTGGGAACACAAGCCCTCTTTTTGGCTTGAGATGGGGATTGTCATTTACGAACCGCAGTATTGGAGCGGGGGCTACGGAACGAAGGCGCTCACGATGTGGATGAATCATTTATTCCATGAAATGCCGCTGGTCCGTGTCGGTTATACGACGTGGTCCGGTAACGCGCGGATGATTAAAGTCGGCGAAAAACTGGGCATGACGATGGAAGCGCGGTTGCGGAAAGTCCGCTTTTGGAATGGTGTGTACTACGATTCGATTCGGATGGGCATTTTACGTGAAGAATGGGAGTCCCAGCTTTCATAA
- a CDS encoding CotH kinase family protein — protein MDTGMEIPEYQLFIHPSVVSELRKDIWIDDPVNAKLTINKKKYEIEIAYRGSHIRDLRKKSYNLSFYKPGMYRNAKEYHLNAEFMDPSLLRNKLSFDFFNEIGCLSPKSRFVYMKINGKNEGLYLEIESVDEFFLANRQLPKGSIFYAVDGDANFSLMSHLDKEAKKSLNLGYEKKYGTEHSDAQLQEMIINVNTISREEFEHEIVKYVNVDKYLRWLAGVIFTQNFDGFVHNYALYRNGETGLFEVIPWDYDATWGRDVNGEIMREDYLRIEGFNTLTARILDVKTFRTQYKNLLEEILNSKFNVDYMKPKIQGMHVLLRPYVLKDPYEKGNIETFDKEPDFISTYIEARGNYIRSQLDTLD, from the coding sequence GTGGATACTGGCATGGAGATACCTGAATATCAGCTTTTTATTCATCCTAGTGTTGTAAGTGAACTACGGAAAGATATTTGGATAGATGATCCGGTTAACGCGAAGTTGACGATAAATAAAAAGAAATATGAGATTGAAATTGCTTATCGTGGCTCCCATATTCGGGATTTACGAAAGAAATCCTATAACCTCTCTTTTTACAAACCGGGCATGTATAGAAATGCAAAAGAATACCATTTGAATGCGGAATTTATGGATCCATCATTGCTGAGGAATAAACTATCTTTTGATTTTTTTAATGAAATAGGTTGCTTATCACCTAAATCTCGTTTCGTTTATATGAAAATTAACGGAAAAAACGAGGGGCTATATTTAGAAATAGAATCAGTGGATGAATTCTTTCTAGCAAATCGACAGCTACCAAAAGGATCGATATTTTATGCGGTCGATGGGGATGCTAACTTTTCGTTAATGAGTCATCTTGATAAAGAAGCAAAGAAATCACTAAATTTAGGTTATGAAAAAAAGTATGGAACAGAACATAGTGACGCGCAGTTACAAGAAATGATTATTAATGTCAATACCATTTCAAGAGAGGAATTTGAGCATGAAATCGTAAAATATGTAAACGTGGATAAGTATCTGCGCTGGCTCGCTGGTGTTATTTTTACCCAAAATTTCGATGGATTTGTTCATAACTACGCACTTTATCGGAACGGGGAGACGGGTCTGTTTGAAGTCATTCCATGGGATTACGATGCGACATGGGGAAGAGATGTCAATGGAGAAATAATGCGAGAAGACTATTTGAGAATCGAAGGATTTAATACTCTTACCGCAAGAATTCTTGATGTGAAAACATTTCGAACGCAATACAAAAATCTGTTAGAAGAGATTTTAAACAGTAAATTTAACGTGGATTATATGAAACCTAAAATACAAGGGATGCATGTTCTACTAAGGCCATATGTACTAAAAGATCCTTATGAAAAGGGCAATATTGAAACATTTGATAAAGAACCGGATTTCATCTCAACGTATATCGAGGCTCGTGGAAATTATATAAGAAGCCAATTGGATACATTGGATTAG
- a CDS encoding fatty acid--CoA ligase family protein has protein sequence MNLVTKVRETAMTQPEKAAYHFLGKDTSYAEFDQSVAMFASALQGLGVNKGDHVAFLLGNTPHFLISLYATMRIGATAIPINPIYTPDEISYIIHNSDAKVVIALDLLLPLVEQAAGAFSAVEHYVICETVPETPEKIAALPAAVKSKVHTFTQLIATGKPNQEPVSMDENETAIILYTSGTTGFPKGAMLTHGNLYSNARDVADYLGFSQDDRVVATLPVFHVFALTVVINAPLVKGATILLVPRFSPSEVFNVVREQQATIFAAVPTMYNFLYQYPEGNPDDFKSVRTTISGGSSLPVALLHNFEEKFNVRISEGYGLSEASPVTCFNPLDRERIPGSIGTNIINVENKVVDQLGNEVTDGEVGELIVRGPNVMKGYYKMPEETESAIRDGWLYTGDMAKRDEKGYFYIVDRKKDLVIVGGYNVYPREVEEVLFTHRDIVEAAVIGLPDADFGEAVHAFVVLKEGIVADEASLIAFCAARLAKYKVPKQIEFLDELPKNTTGKILRRSLKDQVRI, from the coding sequence ATGAATCTAGTTACTAAAGTGCGTGAAACTGCAATGACACAGCCTGAAAAAGCGGCTTATCACTTCTTGGGGAAAGATACATCATATGCAGAGTTTGACCAGTCGGTAGCCATGTTCGCGTCGGCACTGCAAGGTTTAGGCGTTAATAAAGGGGATCACGTCGCATTTCTTCTTGGCAATACACCACATTTTCTTATTTCGCTTTACGCGACAATGCGCATAGGTGCGACAGCGATTCCGATTAATCCGATTTACACGCCAGACGAAATTTCGTATATCATACATAATAGCGATGCGAAGGTAGTTATTGCACTAGATCTCCTACTACCACTTGTTGAGCAGGCGGCTGGCGCATTCTCAGCTGTTGAACATTATGTGATTTGTGAAACGGTTCCGGAAACACCGGAGAAAATTGCCGCACTTCCAGCAGCGGTGAAGTCGAAAGTTCATACATTTACACAGCTCATTGCTACAGGAAAGCCTAATCAGGAACCCGTTTCTATGGATGAAAATGAAACCGCTATCATCTTGTATACATCTGGAACAACAGGTTTTCCAAAAGGCGCGATGTTGACACATGGCAACTTGTATTCAAATGCGCGTGACGTTGCAGATTACCTTGGATTCTCGCAAGATGATCGCGTAGTAGCGACACTTCCAGTATTCCATGTATTTGCACTTACAGTCGTTATTAACGCTCCACTTGTAAAGGGTGCAACGATTTTACTTGTACCGCGCTTCAGTCCGTCAGAAGTATTCAATGTCGTGAGAGAACAGCAGGCGACTATCTTCGCAGCTGTGCCTACGATGTACAATTTCCTATATCAGTACCCTGAAGGTAATCCTGATGATTTCAAATCTGTTCGGACGACAATCTCAGGTGGATCATCGCTGCCGGTTGCGTTGTTACATAATTTCGAAGAGAAGTTTAATGTACGGATTTCGGAAGGATATGGTTTGTCCGAAGCATCACCTGTAACTTGCTTCAACCCGCTTGACCGAGAGCGTATTCCTGGTTCAATCGGGACGAATATCATCAACGTAGAAAACAAAGTCGTCGACCAGTTGGGTAATGAAGTAACGGATGGAGAAGTCGGTGAATTAATTGTGCGCGGACCAAATGTTATGAAAGGCTATTACAAAATGCCAGAAGAGACCGAATCCGCAATCCGAGATGGTTGGTTGTATACAGGCGATATGGCCAAACGTGATGAAAAAGGATACTTCTATATCGTCGACCGTAAAAAAGACCTCGTCATCGTAGGGGGCTATAACGTCTATCCACGTGAAGTTGAAGAGGTACTATTTACTCATCGCGACATCGTCGAAGCAGCGGTTATTGGTTTGCCGGATGCAGATTTTGGCGAAGCAGTTCATGCATTTGTCGTCTTGAAAGAAGGTATTGTAGCAGACGAAGCCTCACTCATCGCATTCTGTGCGGCTCGTTTGGCGAAATATAAAGTACCGAAACAAATCGAGTTCTTAGATGAACTGCCGAAAAATACGACCGGCAAAATATTGAGACGGTCATTGAAGGATCAAGTTAGAATTTAA